The genomic interval ATAGATCGGAATCGAGATCGGTGTCGGGCAGCCATGTCCTGGTAGAGCATCTCAACGGCGTTGGTTCGAGAAACGTCTCGGTACTCCTTGTACATGTTGTGAGTGCCGGATCGGGAATCGTATCGGATCCAGATGCCGAAGTTCTTGACCTTAGTGGGGGTCTTCTCGGagatcttgttgatggcaACAATCTCACCGGTGGacttcttgaccttcttgagctgggtCAGGAAGTACCAGAATCGAGACTTGGCGACAACCTCGTTGGGGGCGAAAATTCGCATTCGGTAGAGCTTCTGCTCGGGAGCAGCCTCGGTAGGCAGCTTTCGGCCAATAACCTGGTATTCGTTGAGTCGACCCActgagttagtattgtattGAGGATACCCTTGTCTGGTCGTGCGGAGACAACATTATCCAACCCATTATAATGACATCCTCCATGTCTCGATAATCACATTGGTCATGTCGCTTCCATTATTCCACCCTCATTATTCACAGTGTCGTCGTTCCGTACTCACTTTTTTTGTGATGCTGTCGAAAGTAGAAAGTAACAGACCTTGTACAACAGCAGGTATGAGTGAAAAAAACCCAAATCGGGAATGCACGTGATGTTGAGGGGGTTTCCTAAATCAGAAAGCAGTCACAAAGTAGGGTAACCGTTGGGAGGAAGTAGTAAGGTTTGGGTGATTGGTGGATGGGCAAGGAAATAATGAAATCATTGGTTTGGTATATCGTTGATGAGGGCGGAACAATATCTACATGTTTTCATTTCAGTTTCTTTCTCGTTTTATTCCAAGTTTAGCTATTTGCTTTTATAAGTTTCTGTTACGATTACTTATCGTACCTTACTGTACTCCCACCTGTACTCCCACTTGGTGCTGTCTGTAAACCAATACTGCAACTACTTTGAGtaaagtcacgtgaacagaAAGAGTGAATATAACTCCAGTCGCATGAGCCGTAATTAACAGTGAAGAAGCCtttttgtgtttctgaTCAATAGGTTTGTTTTTGCGTTGTTCTTAATTCTTaatactacttgtagttgtttGAGACGTCTCTTCAGACGACAGACCCACAAGTATTCGAACCGGTtcagtactcgtactggtagCTAATTAGACGTACCCTTCACCTCACGTGTCAGACATATACAAGTTAATTCTGCTGTCTGAAGTTGGTGTGATACTTTGATAGGAACTTCAGTAACGTCTAAATCGATGTCTATAATACAAAGTACCTCAATTCTTGTTGCTCGTCTCAACACGTTTGGTCCCCCTTGATACCACGGCGCAGTGCATGGATTACGTGCATACATCCCACCACCGTGTGTGTGGATGTCGAGGTTTATAGCTTTTCCAGCAACTAAAACCCGAAATCAAAAAGCGTTTGTGGGAGCTGTCTGGACAATGGATTGATTTCCTTGCTAATCTCAGTTGCGACGCGCCAGTGGGTGTGGCTGCTTGGCCCTCACCTTTGCTGTGATCGGGTTGCGGGATTGCTTGGATATCCAATAATCAACCTAAAGGCGGTATTATCTAATTAGTTCCAGATGCAAGCACTAGTGCGCTGTATAGCAAGCGAGCGATTTGGAAAGAGAACGCTTCTGCTATTACTACGTATTACTCTCAAAGATAGCACCTCTTCGTACATGAAGATCAGACACCGTACAATAGCTGAAGTTAGCTGCACAGGTCATCTGAATCACCAGGTGAGTTTGATGACAATAAGACACATTTGGTAATGAACAAGGATGTGATAGTCTTTGCTTTGcatgttgtacttgtaccggtacaggtacttgtacgatactgtacctgtgCTGAAGATTAACGATTAAAATGGAGCACGTTCTGATTAGCGAGGTGTAGCCGAGGTGCAAGCTAAGGTACAACTGTGTACGTGGTAGTCGACATGCCTGCTACAATTAGCATGCAGGTGATAGTACACTTGTGATAAGAGCACTACAGACACTCACGCCATTCCCTTGGAGACATGTCTGAGATTTGTGTCTCTTGAACTGTTCGGTTTGTTCGTTCCCCAACCGTTGTTCCCGTCATCTTTTTGCATTCCAGCTAACGTTACGCTTTATAGCAACCCAACGGAACAACTGTGGCCTATGAGCATCGACGACGACCAAAAGAAAATATACAAAACGGGATGGGAGCGAAAAGCAAAGTGGGGCGTTTTGGACAACGgacgaaaaagaaaagtgGGCCACTACGCTGCATCCACGTTTCTACATTATTTTCAGCGCCGTAGCTACACTgaacaagtacgagtacaggGCTAGATCACGTGGGAATACAGGTGTACACAGGTTCtgcactgtacttgtagaataCAGATACTGTAGCCTATGATGGAGATTCTCTCTCGTTGCAAAGGACTTTGCGATAAAGATAGTTTCCGGGTCCGTCCGTGCTCTACCCATCGGTGACGTCACCCAAGCTTGTGCCCATCTGAGTGTGGTACAGCCCTGTGGTATGTACAGCTGGCATGGTGAGAAGCCACGGCTCATAGGGGCAGTACAGGGGATGCAAGACAACTGTGGGATACGAAATACTACGTTGCAGGTAGCAATCCAGGTGATGCAAGACGAAACAGCAATCAACAGAGCTGTTTCATATCAACTACGTGCCCCTGTTTGGGAAGGACTCGATTCTTGCAGCTCATGGTTCGTGCTTTTAACTGCATGTGCTACTGATACAGCCGGTTATGTATTTGATACGCGCAGATCTTCACCAAGTACATTGGACGCGTATCAATGCATCTTGGTATGGTTCCACGAAAGGATAATATTGTAAATAGTTGGCTCCTAGGGGAGTAACGGTACGATACTCGCAAGGTGGACGTGCTCCATCGCTACGTCGGCTGATGTGGACTAAGATGTATGCGGTCTAGATCAATTAGCTACTTACCATATTGGTATAGTCTGGATTTACACCAACCCCTTTCATCCAATGTATGCTCATAACACAGGGATAAGCTGTAAGTACCGgcatctactgtacttatacATCATTTCTCTCCCTTCCTCCACCTGAACCTACTGATCTGTACGTGCGATGAACGATACGAGCATGTGTTTCTTAACACCATCTAAGGAATGGGTCACAGGAATGCGCTAGTACGATTCTATATTGCCTCGACTACGACTAACTGTATGATACTGTACCTTCTGGCTACTATGTGGACTACTGTGCTATAGATGGATTACTCGAAATCAGGTTTTATCTATCCTCTTCGTTCTAATCTCTTAACCCCTTTTCTACCCGAAAATCTTCATTCGGGAAAAGTTAGCTCGCTTGAAGAAAAACAGAGCCACCAGGGCTAGGCCGGGGGCCACTGTGTAGTAGCTAATGTGCAGAGCATTGTGGTTGAAGTCCGACTCAAGGGCGAGCAGAATCGTGAATGCCGTTAGACCCCACACCAAGTAACCGCCCACACGGTGGAACTTGTAGATGGCCCGGCCCTTGTGCACGGATCCGAACACCTCAATGGGCCACCAGAACTGGGCCGCGCCAACAAGCATCACTAGCACTAGCGCACCATAAGTAATGATGCCAAAGGTTCCGTGCCAAGAGTAAAAGTGCTCCGCgtggttcttctccttgttgtagAGAATCACGCCGGCCCCCACGCAGTAGGCGAGCACTGACAGGGAGTTGAGAATGCCGTGGAGCTCGCCGCCCACCTGCTTCTGGGCCGCCGATCGAGGCTCGGGCTGAGTGATCAGAATACCCTGGCCAAGCAGGAAGAATCCCAGTGAGTTGAAGATGGGATGGTACGAAAACAGAATGATGGGCGTGGTCAGCACTCCATATAGCACCGATCCAATCACCAAAAGCAGCCCAATCTGCACGGGAATGGCTGTACCAGTGTACAGATTGCTGAGCGTCTGGCGCTTGAGCTCGGCTCGGCTCTCTGTGCTTACTCCCTCATTTCCCAATAAATTCTGTCGGTCACTCATTTTCGAGTTTCAAGTTTCGAGATTGGTGATGCGTATGTGGGGTTCTGCAAATAAAATGAATCTGATTGATAAGCGACACCCAAACCGCCAACTGTGGCGTGCTTCAAGCGCAACTCATGAACCTTAGTATTGAGTAATACCTAGTCCTAACCCTCACAAGCCGCACCAGATAATAAAATGCATGTGTGTATACAACCCGATAGCTGAACTCTAATACGCGTAACTCCGCCACAAtagatctacaagtagaggACAAACTACGGGGAAAACACCGCAAAAATACCCCATCAACACAGGAGATATATTATATTCTATGGGAAACCCCATAACATGAGCGGATATTTATATCCACCAGGTAATCTCACAGATACACACACTCGGCAAAATGAATGCACTCCGATCAGTGATAACAGTCCATGTCTCATCTCCCTCATTACATCACGTTGCATTAGCACTGTAAATCTTTCGACGGGTCACTCGAGGTATGCAACTCGCAATGACCTTAGGTGCACATCACCTGGGCAACGTACATTGGTAAACAACCATATCTGAAGACAGAAAAATTATCCTCCACCTAAGGGGTGGAGGAACATTTAATGagttgtacagtatcgtacagtaggtacCATAACACAGAACCACTACTGTACGCGTAACACTCTACAAATCACACTCATTAATGAACGTATCTAATAACCTATGACCCTTAAATTATAACGAAAACTGTCTTGTTAGCAAACCGTCTAGATGACCCTCCTTAAGCAGAAGCAGTAACCTCGTGAACGGCGGTGGGAGCAGCGAGGGAGTTGTCAACAGCGGAGGTGGTGTGAGGCTGGCTCACGGGAGCAACACCAGAGTTAGAgtcggccttctcctcgggcttcttggcaTTCAGAATGGACTGGGCGTACTGGAGGCCCTCCTGTGAAAGATCTCGGACAGTGGCGACGGTGGCGTATACTGGACCAGAGACAGTCTTCTTATCGTCGATTTCCGATCGCTTGCCGTCGTAAACCTTCTGGATGTGTTCTCGGGTGTGCTGGTTGATTTCCTGAATCTGGGaagtctgctgctcaatcAGAGGTCGGGCTCGGTCAAAAGCAACCACGGTGAGGCGCCATGCTCGGGCCAGCTCGTTCTCGGCATCAGTCACAATCTCCTGGCCCTTGGGCAGGTAGGCGTTGATCAGGGCTTCGAGACGGTCGTTGAGAGGGTGGAAGATGGGGTCGAGTCGGGCGTGGACAATGGGCTTTCCATGGGCATCGTAGTAGGTGACAACCTGAGACTGGACTCTGGAGGCAACGTCTCGGATGGGCTGCACAACCACTCGGGAGACAGtgttcttggtctcgtcgGCGTACTTGTCGACAGTACCTCGCACGTTCTCCAAGGGCTGGGTCACGATTCGGCTGTAGACCTCGTCGGGCTTGGTGTTCTTGAGAGAGGGCACGGCCTTGTCGAGTCGGTTGAGGGCCTCGTCGGCAGCGTTGTCAATCTGAGAGATGTAGGGGGCGGCTCGCTTGACGACGGGCTCGGCGACGGGGGCACCTCGGTTCTGGATGGCCTGGATGAGAGGAACGGCGTTGGATGCAAAAATCTTGACAACGGGGAAAGAGGCAGCGAAGCCAGTCACGGCAGCAACAGCTGGATACTCGCTCAGGTGCTGGATGAACTTGGACTGGGGCAGAACGTTGCCCTCAATTGGACCGTTGGAAGTGTTGTCGGCGACAGAAGgcatttttgtgtgtgtatgcTGTGAGGATGTCTCTTGTGGGTTCGAAAAAGCTGGGTTAGTGAAGTCTTTTATAGGCATCAGCGCCCAAATTTATCCGTGCTTGTCTCACTCCCGCATTGGGTTTCATTACCTGCGCTTATCCATTTTGCTGTCAAAGCAAAGTTTTCAGGTGTAGAGTTCGAGCTTGAAACTCAATCCAAAACAGTGGTTTTTCGGCTCCTGTAGCGGGAAGGTCCGGCTGGAGCCACCCAAAAGCagaaaaacgaaaaacCTAGGCTCagtgtgtggtgtggaAAGAAATGGCGCACTAGTGGGCAGCACAGATAGCCATCGAGAACAGCAGGATATCCCCCTGTGTGTCGCGGACCCGTCCCAGCTGTCATTGCAAC from Yarrowia lipolytica chromosome 1F, complete sequence carries:
- a CDS encoding uncharacterized protein (Compare to YALI0F24145g, weakly similar to wi|NCU01815.1 Neurospora crassa NCU01815.1 predicted protein), which translates into the protein MSDRQNLLGNEGVSTESRAELKRQTLSNLYTGTAIPVQIGLLLVIGSVLYGVLTTPIILFSYHPIFNSLGFFLLGQGILITQPEPRSAAQKQVGGELHGILNSLSVLAYCVGAGVILYNKEKNHAEHFYSWHGTFGIITYGALVLVMLVGAAQFWWPIEVFGSVHKGRAIYKFHRVGGYLVWGLTAFTILLALESDFNHNALHISYYTVAPGLALVALFFFKRANFSRMKIFG
- a CDS encoding 60S ribosomal protein eL20 (Truncated form of YALI0F24123g, similar to Saccharomyces cerevisiae RPL20A (YMR242C) and RPL20B (YOR312C); ancestral locus Anc_8.789, highly similar to uniprot|P47913 Saccharomyces cerevisiae YOR312c RPL18B 60S large subunit ribosomal protein and highly similar to uniprot|P47913 Saccharomyces cerevisiae YMR242c RPL18A 60s large subunit ribosomal protein): MRIFAPNEVVAKSRFWYFLTQLKKVKKSTGEIVAINKISEKTPTKVKNFGIWIRYDSRSGTHNMYKEYRDVSRTNAVEMLYQDMAARHRSRFRSIHVLKVVELESEEDVKRQYVKQLLAPDLKFPLPHRVQKSRNIFASKRPSTFY
- a CDS encoding uncharacterized protein (Compare to YALI0F24167g, similar to Saccharomyces cerevisiae SPS4 (YOR313C); ancestral locus Anc_8.790, weakly similar to uniprot|P09937 Saccharomyces cerevisiae YOR313c SPS4 sporulation-specific protein), whose protein sequence is MPIKDFTNPAFSNPQETSSQHTHTKMPSVADNTSNGPIEGNVLPQSKFIQHLSEYPAVAAVTGFAASFPVVKIFASNAVPLIQAIQNRGAPVAEPVVKRAAPYISQIDNAADEALNRLDKAVPSLKNTKPDEVYSRIVTQPLENVRGTVDKYADETKNTVSRVVVQPIRDVASRVQSQVVTYYDAHGKPIVHARLDPIFHPLNDRLEALINAYLPKGQEIVTDAENELARAWRLTVVAFDRARPLIEQQTSQIQEINQHTREHIQKVYDGKRSEIDDKKTVSGPVYATVATVRDLSQEGLQYAQSILNAKKPEEKADSNSGVAPVSQPHTTSAVDNSLAAPTAVHEVTASA